The nucleotide window tcccagctctgccacttgtcggctgtgtgactgtgggcaagtcacttaacttctccgtgcctcagttccctcatctgtaaaatggggattaagactgtgagccccacgtgggacaacctgattcccctatgtctaccccagcacttagaacagtgctcggcacatagtaagcgcttaacaaataccaacattattattattattgttccgccccctacccccccactcccagtgtcagctcctctcccacctctgagcaGGGCCCACAGTGGCAATGAACCTGCTTTTATAAAGGAGAGGCCAAAATATTTATTAGATAGAGCTGAAcctaatctccccaccctctgtgaAATCCCTAGTATTATACTGAATTCAGAAATCCCCATACTCCTTATCCAGGTGCTGAATTCAGTCCACTCCCCAGGTGTACTCGGGAgggtcctccctctttctctttctctctctctctctctgtctttgtccagCCAATGATCAAGTGACCATTCACTCCAGCcagggcagtgtggccttgtgcctccaggacatttcttgcaccttccccctacctgcccccaccccctccaggggcTTGTGGCTGATTGGCTTTTACCCAACTGCCCCCCAAGAGCTGATCGATGTCACCACTTCTGTGGACCGTGGACTACCTTGCTAACTGGGTCATTTTTGCTGCGTGTTGTGCCATGTCCTCTGGTGGGAGGAGACTGGCCGTCTGCAGCCacttcccatccttctccccgGTCAATCTAGTATTTCGTACTGGACTTCATGGCAGTTTTAAATTCTGAGGTAGGGTCTTGCAGGATCCCCAACCCCTATCCCAGATCCCTATTCCACTCCCCCAGGATCAGATGGGCTGAGGCCTCACCTGGAGCAATGCTTCAGATGCCAACACTCGTGACTGTGACACCCTCACTCCCCTGAGCTGTCAGGCAGTGAATCCAAAGTGCCTCATCTGGGGAAAAAACCCCACCCTTAGCAGTGTCTCTTCACTGGCACCGGGAACCCCGCGGGCATGGttacagctgggttgtagtgaggtcTCTGGGAcattcatccaatagcattttttgagaacttactatgtgcagagcactgtactcagcgcttggaatgtacaaatcaataacagatagagacagtccctgccctttgacgggcttacagtctaatcgggggagacggacagacaagaacaatagcaataagatcGGGGAATCAATAAGCaataagaatcaaggggatgaacatctcatatcCACATCCCaaatccatccccacccccagcaccctaACCCTCCCCATTGAACTCTGATTCCCCGGGACACAGGGGCCCATGgagtggacagagtccaacccCTCCCCTGCTCTGATCCCCATCACTACTCTCCCTCAAAACCCCCGATTACCCAGGACACAGTGACCTTTGGAATGGTCAGAGTTTCcttctcccctgttcttcccctttgccccccaccccagagctgagGGCCCCGAGTCTAAGCTCTGCCCATCAGTTGCTGAAGGCAGTCGAATCTCACCATGTGGGCTATACAGGGGGATTCTGTGACCCCAGGGGGCTCAGCCAGGGCCTGGGGCCTTCTGCTGGGATGGCGGATCAGGGACTGGGCCAGAGGTCCTACGTCGGAGAACTGGGCAGAGGTTGTGGGggcctctttgggcctcactccCACCCACTGATCTCTTTCCCAGCCATGTCCTTGAACTGCAAtgcagaaggctgggaggcctTTGGGGGAagctgctacctcatctgtgagacctCACAAAACTGTGGTGGCAAACAACCCAAGTGCAAAGAATGTTCAGACTGTGACCAGGAGAAACATGGCACCTGGAACTGCAGCCGACGGGAATGTTCCCGCGACGGGGCTGACCTTGTGATCATCAACAGCAGACAGGAGCTGGTGAGGCCAAGATAAAGGGGCTCCAAGCACCTCCCCCCCCCGACATGCCCGGAGCGGCAGACGCACTGGGACTCTCACTGCCTGCGggccttcatccctccctctccatccctgtgctCCATGTCCAGGGCAAAGGGAGCTGGTAACCCCCTCTGTCCTTGCAAGCTAGAGGAGCCCTGGACCCTTAACATGGACCCCATGATTCCTCAGTTACTTGGCAGCCCCTGTGCCTGCAGGAAGGGTCCAGGAGCGcagcctccccctttctcccagtCATTCTAAGATCCACAAAggtctccagctccttctccgaCTCTCAACCCTCCCCCCAAgacttcacccccacccctacctccccTTCCAGTATCTcagctccttcttctccatcgaATTTCTCAGGGAGATGCAACATTCCTTTCCCCCACTTGCCAGTGCTGGGTCATGTCTATggacagagaggtggggggagtctcctccattaagcagcatggcgcagtggaaagagcatggggtttggagtcagggctcatgagtttgaatcccagctctgccacttgtcagctgtgtgactgtgggcaagtcacttaacttctctgtgcctcagttccctcatctgtaaaatggggattaagactgtgagccccacgtgggacaacctgattcccctatgtctaccccagcgcttagaacagtgctctgcacatagtaagcactcaacaaataccaacattattattattattaacttcccccatccctgcccaaccctcTTGCAGGAGTTTCTCCACAGCAGATTAAGACCATCGGGATGTTTTTACTACATCGGTCTCAACAAAATCCAAGACCAGTGGCGATGGATCAATGGCGAGCCTCTGATAGAGAGCAAGTAGGTTCCCTTCCCGTTATCCAATGGCGGCACCCCTGAGCAGAGGTGACCTCAGGTCCCCCAtggctccagcccagcccagggtgGTGGACGATGGGCTGAGTCTCTGGACGTGGCCTCTTGTGGACCTGGGTTGGGGGGACAGAGTAGGGAACAGGGGGTTAGGGAAATAAGGAGTGCTCCAACTCCCATCcccagggttctgatccaggtTCATGTTCACCTGCCTGAATCTCCAGGCTGGGAGGGGTCCAAGggtcagggggcaggggaagtcTCCTTTCCCTCAGTGTAGGGGAGAGGTTTCAGACAGCCgtaacccctccccaccaaactccACATTCCCAGTGGCGCACCCAGGAAAGCTCCTCCGGTCCTCGGCTAGACCAGGCATCCCAGCTACCACTGGCTCAGTATGGGCCCTGTCAGGCAGGGGAATGACCATATGGGTCATTggtcttgagaaacagcatggcgtagtgatagagcacaagcctgagagtcagagggtcctgggttctgagcccggttcctcctcttgtctactgtgtgaccttgggcaagccacttcacttctctgtgcctcagttacctcatctgtaaaatggggattgagaatgtgagccccacctggggcacagactgcatccaacccgatttgattgcatctaccccagcaccaagtacagtgcctggcacatagtaagggcttagcagatgccattgtTATTACTCAGGCTGGCATTTCCCTCCAGGCGgaagttgtgggggtgggggcgaaaCCATGTACCACCTTCCTCAGCCTGGATCTCTGACCTCTGCCCCGGTCCACATTTCAggtctctgcccctggtctgcatcTCTggtatctgcctctggcctggattcgAGCAGAGTTTGACATAATGGTGCCTGGACTTCTGTCTCCACAGGGTGCCGCTGGAAAATATCAATAAAACAGATACTAGAGACCATCACTGTGCTACGATTCGCCATGGTAACGTGTCAACAGCATCGTGTAATGATACTGATAGACATAACTGGATCTGCGAGAAGGGAGCTGGTGGTCGGAGCTGCCCGACGTCACGGACTCAAGCCAGGGGAGCTTGAGCTTGAAGAGCGGGGATGGAACCAGACAACAGGGCCAGCGggtcgttattcattcattcatccaattatttattgagcaattattgtgggaggggcactgtacgaagcacttggaaagtacagtttgtcaacaaatagagacaatccctacccaacaacgggctcacagtctagaaggggcgagacagacaacaaaacaaacaagtaatcaggcatcaataccatcaaaatggataaatagaattatggatatatacacatcaataataaaataaatagaataataaatatgtacatacatatacacgttctgtggagcagggaagagggtagagcagagggagggagtaggggcgatggggaggggaagaggagc belongs to Ornithorhynchus anatinus isolate Pmale09 chromosome 2, mOrnAna1.pri.v4, whole genome shotgun sequence and includes:
- the LOC114806168 gene encoding C-type lectin domain family 6 member A-like, translating into MSLNCNAEGWEAFGGSCYLICETSQNCGGKQPKCKECSDCDQEKHGTWNCSRRECSRDGADLVIINSRQELEFLHSRLRPSGCFYYIGLNKIQDQWRWINGEPLIESKVPLENINKTDTRDHHCATIRHGNVSTASCNDTDRHNWICEKGAGGRSCPTSRTQARGA